The following is a genomic window from Fundulus heteroclitus isolate FHET01 chromosome 16, MU-UCD_Fhet_4.1, whole genome shotgun sequence.
CTCTACTAGTAAGGCAAATAGTCATCATATAGGGGCAATATTATGGGGTGACAGTGGTGCAGGCGTTAGGGAGTACTGGTTCAATTCCCCGCTCCGACACTCTCAGTCAGGCAATacacttcacccgaattgcTGGTgctggtcagagggcccggtggttgccaatgtatggcagcctcgcttctgtcaatctgccccagggcagctgtggctactaacacagcccaccatcagggtgtgcgTGGATGGGtgtgtgtaaagcactttggggtcattGCACTAGTTAAAATGGAGCTTCTTGTAAACCCAGGCATGGTGATGAGATGTGAAAGTGACTTCTGGATATCTGTCAACAGAGGTAAGCAGGCCCACCCGCCCAATTCAGTACACCTAATAGTATGAGTTTGAGCTCAAAAGTTAAACATTAGTCTTTCTAAACCTATACAAGGTACAGTGCATGTTTGAAGGAGAGCTTCCAACCCCTACCCAACACATCTGGAATCTGCATAAAAAAGCCTGCCAAGACTTTGTTCTCTGGCTAGTCTGAACACGGTGGTTTTATTGCACAAGTTCTGCAAAGACTCGAGCCTAACTTCTTGTATTGCATCATGGTACGGTAACCTTACAGGGCAGAGCCAAAACTCATTGTCAGACATTTTCAAAGCAGCcagtaaaataattggcatACAGCAGCTCTCTCTGTCTGACATCCATGATGGTCGAGTCTTGAAAAAGGCACAGGCAATTTCGGTCAGCCCTGATCACCCACTCTTAGTTTGTGCTGAATCGCTCCCCACTGGGAACCAATTCTGCCTCCAGTGGGCCAGAAGTAACTGGTATACGTTTTTATTTGTACCTACTGCAATTTAAACGGTGAATCTGCTCTAGGACTTAATTGGTGATAAtaatttttctgcatttactgattatttttacttatttgacTGATGCTTACCACTGTTGTGATTGTTGTATATGCACATTGTCTGTCACCCTACACTGTGAAAGAAAATGCCCTGCTGAGGGGCAATAAAAATGACTCTGAAATCCTAATTTATAACATCCTGCCTTAAGAGGGCTCTGCTGTGCCAATATAGCAGCTCTTGCAGATTTCACAGCAATATCTTGCAGCTGAAGCTCCACAGATTTGAAGGATTAtacttgtttttatgtttaattttggtGCAGTAATTGTGAAAGGCCCTGATGTGATAACTCTAAAGCATATAATGTTTTTCATGACTGCCAAAGTTCATCCAATGCTTGTTTCAGGGAGTGATCAAAGGAAAGtcaaaccatccatccatccatccattttctgacccgcttaatccctcaggGTTaggggggttgctggtgcctatctccagcgttcggAAAGTCAAACCAGGCCATTTTAAATGTCTCgcaaaatacattgaaaagAAGCAAGAAAATGGGTTGCACAAAAACTGAGATTTTATTGGGCAAGAAAAGAACTCTTGACATGTTTGAAATTTTGTGTTTATGGTTTTTACACGGACAGGTTTTAGTGGATGTTGCTACCGCTAAACAATGTGATACCAATGGAATGTCAAGGAAAACTGGTAGATccataaactaaaaacaaaaaaaaaaacaattaatgtGTATTCATGGGTAAAATCCTAATAACACTCTAACATCACCATGATTTGTAAGGTCTTTGGCCAGTTaatacattacaaaaacaaaaggtgtaCCATTTACAAAACTTGTTTACATCTTTCTCCTTGCTAATCCTAAGATTCTTACTCCTTGATTACAGAATCTCTctacctttatttttattttcatgtgtgATTGCATCTGGTCTCAACAAGCCTAAACATGACATAGAATTTGCTAAATGCTAAATGCGGAGGAAAATCTTATGAGGGATTTGAAAACACATGGGCAACATGTGATGCGACCGAGTATCAGTCCAGTTCAGGTACTTTCCAGAGGACAGAGTTTTACTTGATTTCCACGCTCTGGATGCGAGACTTCCCATCAAAGCTGATGACGGAGTACTTCTCTGCACCCAAGCGGTTGGTAAAGTGGATTTTATAGCCATCTGATAAGGTCACGACAAACTCAGCTGGGGTGAATTCGATGGTGATCTAAGTGAAAGGATGAATCAGCAAAGAAGGGAAACATTAATAGAGATACTGTGACACACTTTCCTGTCAGTATTTTCATGGGCACAATGCAGACCTTGAACTCCTGTCCTTGCTGGAAAGGAAAGGTTCCCTCGCGGACCTCCTCACACCATTTGCCTCTTTCAAAGGAATTGCAGACCACTACGTTCTCGTCTTCATAGGCGTTAAATCGAGGGTTAATGTGCAGGGTGATGTCCTTCTCATTAGGGCCAATGTTCACGGCAAAACTACAgaataagaaaaacataaaaagtataGATGTATAGATGTTATACATGGGTCAGAAACCCTGTCTATTTCTGAGgataagctttgtttttttaaaagccccATAGGTGGAGCgacttt
Proteins encoded in this region:
- the lgals2a gene encoding beta-galactoside-binding lectin gives rise to the protein MMKGMIIKNMSFKVGQTLTIIGVAKPDATDFAVNIGPNEKDITLHINPRFNAYEDENVVVCNSFERGKWCEEVREGTFPFQQGQEFKITIEFTPAEFVVTLSDGYKIHFTNRLGAEKYSVISFDGKSRIQSVEIK